The following are encoded together in the Labrus mixtus chromosome 2, fLabMix1.1, whole genome shotgun sequence genome:
- the ten1 gene encoding CST complex subunit TEN1: MAMLPAAAVFYFPWEVNNGAAKEGESVRTFGRLASYRPEESRATLSAQHASKQHQMVVHTLYVEPFDPIIGAQYIVLGEIENAEDVGVMVRARVLNCVDGVNIALLQRAINEQRSFFSEREQKQADAAQPEHVT, translated from the exons ATGGCGATGCTCCCCGCAGCTGCAGTCTTTTATTTCCCCTGGGAAGTTAATAATGGAGCAGCTAAGGAAGGAGAGTCAGTGAGGACATTCGGCAG ACTGGCCAGTTACCGACCCGAGGAGTCCAGGGCAACATTGTCTGCTCAGCATGCTTCAAAACAGCACCAGATGGTCGTCCACACGCTGTACGTGGAGCCCTTTGACCCCATAATTGGGGCCCAATATATAGTTCTGGGTGAGATAGAAAATGCTGAAG ATGTGGGCGTGATGGTCCGTGCCCGTGTGCTGAACTGCGTCGATGGAGTGAACATCGCTCTTCTTCAGAGAGCCATCAACGAGCAGAGAAGCTTCTTCAGCGAGAGGGAGCAGAAACAGGCTGATGCTGCACAGCCTGAACATGTTACCTGA